The following nucleotide sequence is from Saccharomyces kudriavzevii IFO 1802 strain IFO1802 genome assembly, chromosome: 5.
ATCATTATTcaggatttttttcataggTGGCTTGGTATTTTTGCTTGCATTGCTGACGAAATTTGTACTAGATCTTGTCCTGATCAAGTGGGGCAAACGCATAGAACAGCAATCCGCAAACCAAAAGCTCAACACTACTGTTACCGAGAATGACTATGTTCCTGGCCTACTTTCGGGTGGCATGGGTAAGATCGATGTCACTACCAGAATTGCATTGCATTCAGATCACAATAAAGAGAATGAAATAGGGACCCAGCCAACGTCTTCGATTCAGAAAAGGGAATCTTGGCCTGCTCTACATAATCCTCCTAGTTTGAATGATATCAGAAGACAGAAGGACTCCAAGAGTCCACGATCCCTTGAGAATGTCGCTCGCTATAAGATGGTTTCTAAGAGAATATGGTAGGGCTAAGATTCGCAATTATCGCGGCTTACGGCCTTCGGATATTTCGTATATTATAAggagcaaaaaaagaaacccTGATTACTAAAAGGCTATTGTTTTGCAATATATGAATCACTTGCCTTTTAAAGCACTTGATCgttctcttcattttaaGCTAATTCCTTGTTGTTAGTTGGACACcactatatatattcatatatatatagcgCAAGAAAGTTGTAACTACCAACGTCATGCTTTTTAGAAACGTAGAAGTGGGCAGACAAGCAGTTAAGCTATTAACGAGAGCTCCGAGTCGTTTGGCTTGGCAAAGCGTTACGGCCTCGAGAAATCTTTCCTTTGCTAGACAGCAAGTGAGAAAAGCTCCGCCTTTCAATTTTAGGACATCTGTGAGCACCCGTCCATTTTGGTTCTCTTCCCCCGTTTTGAGGCCTCATGTAGCTTCAGAGTCGAATCCTATTGAATCACGTCtgaaaacttcaaagaatGTCGCTTACTGGTTAATCGGTACTTCTGGGCTAGTCTTTGGGATTGTTGTTCTTGGTGGATTGACCAGGCTAACAGAATCCGGATTGAGTATTACCGAATGGAAACCTGTCACAGGTACCCTTCCTCCTATGAACCAAAAGGAATGGGAGGAAGAGTTCATCAAGTACAAGGAATCACCAGAATTTAAGTTATTGAATTCTCATATTGATTTGGACGAATTTAagttcatcttcttcatggAATGGGTTCATAGATTGTGGGGGCGTGCCATTGGTgtagttttcattttaccTGCGGTATACTTCGCCATGTCTAAGAAAACTTCGGGCCATGTTAATAAGAGATTATTTGGATTAGCGAGCCTGTTGGGTCTACAAGGATTTGTTGGTTGGTGGATGGTGAAATCGGGTCTTGATCAAGAGCAGTtagatgaaagaaaatcaaagccTACTGTCTCTCAGTACAGGCTGACCACGCATTTAGGTACCGCATTCTTCTTGTATATGGGTATGCTTTGGACTGGTCTAGAGATCTTGAGAGAATGCAAATGGATTAAGAAT
It contains:
- the COX15 gene encoding Cox15p (similar to Saccharomyces cerevisiae COX15 (YER141W); ancestral locus Anc_8.183); translation: MLFRNVEVGRQAVKLLTRAPSRLAWQSVTASRNLSFARQQVRKAPPFNFRTSVSTRPFWFSSPVLRPHVASESNPIESRLKTSKNVAYWLIGTSGLVFGIVVLGGLTRLTESGLSITEWKPVTGTLPPMNQKEWEEEFIKYKESPEFKLLNSHIDLDEFKFIFFMEWVHRLWGRAIGVVFILPAVYFAMSKKTSGHVNKRLFGLASLLGLQGFVGWWMVKSGLDQEQLDERKSKPTVSQYRLTTHLGTAFFLYMGMLWTGLEILRECKWIKNPVQALNLFKKLDSPAIRPMRKVSLALLAVSFLTAMSGGMVAGLDAGWIYNTWPKMGEHWFPSSRELMDENFSRREDKKDLWWRNLLENPVTVQLVHRTCAYVAFTSVLAAHLYAIKKKTVIPKSAMTSLRIMMGVVTLQATLGVLTILYLVPVSLASIHQAGALALLTSSLVFASQLRKPRASMRNMIITLPHSSKVTSGKILSEASKLASKPL